CAGCTCATGATGTGGAAATGATTTTTCCAAAACTCTCGGAGTGTAAGGTATGTTCCTTCAGTCACCTTGAAGCATCGCTGAAATAGTGCTTTGGTGTAAAGCTTTTTAAAGTTCgaaatgacctgctgatccatGGGCTGGAGTAGGGAAGTGGCGTTGGGAGGAAAGAACTTGACCTTAATGAAGTCAAATTCTTCCAGTAGGTCATCCTCAAGGCCTGGAGGATGAGCAGGAGCATTATCCATAACCAGCAAGACTTTGAGTGGCAGATTATTTTCTAAAAGGTATCTCTTCACTGCAGGACCGAAGACCTCGTTGATCCAATCAACGAACAAGATACGAGTGACCCAAGCCTTGCTGTTGGACCTCCACATAACATTTAACTGGCTCTTTTGCACCTTGCATTTCTTGAAGGCTCGTGGATTCTCAGAATGATACACAAGCAGGGGCTTGACTTTGAAATCCCCACTTGCATTAGCACACAACAAGAGGGTGAGACGGTCGTTCATGGGCTTGTGACCGGGCATTGCAATCTCCTCTGCTGTAATGTAGGTCCTCTTTGGCATCTTTTTCCAAAAAAGCCCCGTCTCATCGCAGTTAAAAACTTGCTGTGGCAGGTAACGCTCAGAAACCATGAGCTTCTGGAACTCTGCAGCAAATGCCTCAGCTGCCTTAGCGTCTGAACTCACAGCCTCTCTGTGCCTCACAATATTATGGACGCCACTTCTCCTCTTAAAGTTATCAAACCAACCCCTGCTGGCCTTGAAGCCttcttcattttctgttgatGTACCTGGCAGTTTACTTACGAGGTTGGCATACAAGCCCTTTGCCTTCTTGCAGATCAAGTTCTCGGTCACAGTATCACCTGCTAGTTGCTTCTCGTTTATCCACACGAGAAGCAACTTTTCTACATcttccagaacatgtggcctttGCTTTGATACTCTCATGACTCCTTTTACTGCATCTAGCTCCCTtatttcttctctcttctttaaTATTGTGCAAATTGTCGATGTAGACTTGTTATAAAATCTTGCAATGTCAGCCACTCGCACACCTCGTTCGTGCTTCTCAATGATTTCCTTCTTAACTTCCACTGTAATCATCTCCTTCTTCTTACCACCTTCCTTTTCAACCTTTTTCTTCATGGGGGGCATTTTCGCACACACTAACAGTATATGTTAgcatggatgttgactatacgagtgagccacaatcctgcagtgagtgagtgagtgagtgagagaagtTGTGATCACATGAGGCTCGGCAGACGAAGCGTAtgcatactactcgtattgcaagacctcgctcgttcatcaagtcaaaatttattaaaatttcttgctcgccttgcaaaacactcgcagaccaagttactcgcaatccaaggttccactgtgtatatatatatatatatatatatatatatgagagagagagagagagagatagagatggtgaaaattactttttattttaaattaagttttgcttcagataagtacattacaaatacacttaaataatatgacagcttgtaattaatgagaagcattttattctttttatgccATATATATTATGGatacacatttttgtacatattttattagataaagtatgtattttaagtaaagtttatttattttagtattttatggtcagtgaacaataagcctacagaatttaattttgttaataaaaaaatgtacagttaacacctgtggtctacaaTTTAATATAGGATATAAGGCTTCTATGTGTCTGCTTATGCAGGAGCTTagggtaaaacatttttaaagggataaaggtaaagaggagaaaaaaaaaaaatcagaatcaatTGGAATCCACTGTTCAAGTAACATGACGTTTGTGATTGGTTTTGGCTGATCACAGCATCCCTAATCATAACTCCTTCCTGTCTAATGACAACTCCAGGTACTTTCTACACAGTCAACTCTTTCGTAGTACACTTTTGTCTCCTGTCTCAAATTTATCATTAACAGCTTTACCCTATCTCTCAAGTGCTCTCCTTATTCTGTCTGAACAAGCAGCTACAGTAAATGTTCTTCTTGAAGCATACAGCGCTGAAATATGTTCTTCCACTGACACAATCCTAGTGGTGCCTTCTAGAGTGGGTGATCTATACATGAGAGCTGAAGATTTGGATTTCTGCCAAACACTAACTGATATGGGCTGTACCCACAAATAttgtgcattgtattttttgCCATTAGTGCCCAACCCAATGCTGTTTCCCAGTCACATTCCAGCATCTCACTTTCAGTATAATTTCTGCGAGTGTCTGATTATGTCTCATAGGTACTCCATTACTCCAGGAACTGTATGAAGCTGTGGTctttgtttcaatgttaaaattcTCTGCCGTGTTTCTGATTTCATCATTATTAAATTCCCCACCATTATCATTAAATAGCTTCTGAGAAGCTCCATGTAAACTTTTCCAAGAATGAATGGTTTCACAATTTCTGATGGTCTCTTTGTCTTTACAATACTTCCTGCACTGAAACGTGAATAAATCAATGATGTGTAAGATACCATACTTCTGTTTCAAGTTCATGTAAGTCTATAGCCACAGTTTTATTGTATTCATAGGCTAGCGGCAAACCAACAGGTGGTCTGGGTTTAAGTTTGCCATATTTCAGGCATATCTCACAATTCTCAACAATTTTCTTAAGTAAGGAAGCACATTCTGCATCCTTGTTTCCTAAGCAATGAAGCAATTTATGTAATCTATCCACTGCAGCATGTCCAAATTGTAGGTGAAGTTTTAACATAGCCTTTTTAATGCTGTTATAGCTGGTTGACGTAATAGACATAGTTATTTAAATTCATTGGTTGGTGCGGCATATGTTGACTCCTTGCGTTTTTACCATCTTTCAGGGGATCAAAATGGCAGAGATTAGTTCATCCTAAGGTCCTTCGTATAAAAGACCAAAGACTTCTAAAAGTACGGGAGTACTTTAAgctaaagccaaacaataatgtgcTCTGTACTCTCTGTAAATGAGTATCTAAGAGGGAAGCATTCCAGAGTTTTC
This region of Erpetoichthys calabaricus chromosome 8, fErpCal1.3, whole genome shotgun sequence genomic DNA includes:
- the LOC114656607 gene encoding tigger transposable element-derived protein 1-like; the encoded protein is MPPMKKKVEKEGGKKKEMITVEVKKEIIEKHERGVRVADIARFYNKSTSTICTILKKREEIRELDAVKGVMRVSKQRPHVLEDVEKLLLVWINEKQLAGDTVTENLICKKAKGLYANLVSKLPGTSTENEEGFKASRGWFDNFKRRSGVHNIVRHREAVSSDAKAAEAFAAEFQKLMVSERYLPQQVFNCDETGLFWKKMPKRTYITAEEIAMPGHKPMNDRLTLLLCANASGDFKVKPLLVYHSENPRAFKKCKVQKSQLNVMWRSNSKAWVTRILFVDWINEVFGPAVKRYLLENNLPLKVLLVMDNAPAHPPGLEDDLLEEFDFIKVKFFPPNATSLLQPMDQQVISNFKKLYTKALFQRCFKVTEGTYLTLREFWKNHFHIMSCLKIIDKAWDGVTKKTLNSAWRKLWSDCVFGHDSEGFSHEQEPPVVDEIVSLGKTIGLKVNEDDI